The Ignavibacteriales bacterium region AATGACCACAGGGACTTTGTTCCGTCGAGCTGACCACACGGCTTGAAGACCCCCCAGGTGTACGCCATGGCCGCGAATCAGGTCGGGTTTGAGACTCTTCACAAGCCGATTCGCCCGATCAAGAAGTGCAGGCAGTTTCAGTGCACTTGGCCGGCCAAGCGGATGGACTGTCAGTCGCGCATCACCAACCAGCTCCTGAGCTTTCGCGGCATCGACATCCTGCTCCGCCGGCGTGATAACATGGATTTCACCAAATAGATTTTCAGGGTTGAAATACCTCGCCTTCACTTCTCCTTTTGCGAAGTAGCTTCCAAGCGGGTCATTTGTGAAGACCGCAAGTCTAAGCATCAGGTTTCGCTTTCGCCGAGATCTGTTTGACCAGTTCATCGTAAGCAAGGATTCTCAATTCGCTCTCCCTTTTCTGAAGATATCGGAGCCCTTTTCCCAGATCAGCCTTCACAAAATCCTGAGGATCTAGATAGAGATTGACATATGAACCATTGTCAATTCCGAACTGAACCAGCCGGGTAAAGAGCTTGTTGAACGAGGCGGCCGATCTATGCCACCCGGTTTGCCCTGTGAAGGGGAGCTTTCTGTGGAACGCATGCCATGAATCGAAGGTCGTAAAGGGATGATCCGGACAAGTGCCAACCGGAAATTCCCAAATCCCTTCCCGTTCCATGAATGGATAGCCGAAGCTCGGTGTGTGAGGTGCAACAGTCGATGAGGAGTAGAGGTACCCGATCTTTCCTAAAATCTCATAAATTGATGTTGCGTACTGGTTACCGAAATGTGGAGTACGGAATCCTACTGGACTGACACCGATATACTTCCGTATCACTTCATCGCATCTTTGGATCTCCACCTCCTGCTCCTGCACTGTGATTTTGTCGAAGTACCGATTCGGGGTGAGCAGAATGTGATTGGGATGGCTGTAAGTATGGTTCACAATCTCATGTCCGGCGTCCGCGAGCAGTTTGTGTTCGGCGGGGAATTTATCGACCAGGATACCCACGACAGCAAAACTCGCCCTTACCCCGTGTTGCTCAAGCAACTCGACAAGCGCCGGGAGCGCCCGGACATCCTCCTCGAAGTCGACGTCAAAGGAAAGCGAGAAACCACATCTCTTCCCGTTCCAGAGAGATACATGTTGTCCCGCAAGCCGATGCAGTTCGCTCGTATACAAGCCCGGACAAACCAGTGAAATGCCATATGACCAGAGGGGGCTTGATGACCTCCCGATGCTTTGCATGAGTTTGTGTCTCAACTCCATTTTCAACTAACCATTTCTGTGATTCTTTGGGCAAACTTGCCTATTTGGTTTTGGAGACTGAACTCAGCTCTCACTTTTCTGATATTCGCTTTGGTCTTTGCAATCTCGCCGTTGTCGACTGCATACCGATACAGGTTATCGGCCAGAGTTTCAATATCAGAGTAATGAGAGACTTTGCCCAAGGAGTATCTTTCGACAAACTGTCTCGCCTCGCCGTCCGGCAGTGCTGCCAGAATAGGTAGTTCATCCTGAATGTAATCAAAGAGCTTTCGCGGCAATGCGTAGTCGTACAACTCGCTCGCCAGAGAAAAGAAACCGACATCATAGGAAGACACTACGTTTTGAACCTGGCCGTACGGCAGGAATCCACCGTAATGAAGCCCCTCGCTGAGCTGATGTCGGAAGAAATGGCGGTAGTAATAGTTTTCAGGGCCATAGAATGTTGCGCTGATTTTGCCTTTCATCTCGGGGTGTTTGTCGAACAACCGGCGAAATGCTTCGCAAAGGACTTCGGGTCTTTGGTGCCGGGAGATCGCACCGGCATAGACAACTCTCGTTTCGGTTCCGGGCATGAGGTTTCCATCAGAGGTACTCCCCTTTTCACGAAGGTTCCTGTACTCATCGTCATACCCGCCGTAGGTTACAATGAATTTCTCGGGAGGCAGACTGTACCTATCCTGAAGCCGTTTTTGCAGGGTTGTCGAAGCAACAGAGACAAGATCCGCCGCCTTCAATGCGCGCTCTTCCATCTCAGCCAGCTTCCTCTTGCGCCAACTCGTTCCAGTTCCGGACGCCTCCAGGAATTCATCCCTGAAGTCGAGGATCAGTGGCCACCCCGTCAGTTCTTTGGCCCATAGGGCCAGCATGATATCTGCAAACGGGGGATACAGTCCAAACAACACACCGCGGGGTTGCTGTGAAATATTCCTGAATCTCTTTCGCACTGCCCAAACCCAATTCATCTGGGCATCAGACAAGAGCCCTAGTTGCGAGAGCACCTCCCCCAGCGCCCACCAATTCCGTGACCGCACGCGATCCACTTCGACTTCGGGCGGGTCATCTGGCATCGATCGATCAAAGACGAATTTGTTGAAGAATCCGTGAGGATTCGCGATGGTAATGACCTTTACTGGAAAACCGTGCTTGGCGAGAGTATGCGCGAAGACCTGGCGGCTGCGCGATCTTGCCAAGGGCGGATAATAGAAACAGAAGAAATGGATCGTCGGCTTTACAGCCATTTGCTCCCCGGCGTGTTGACAGCAAGGTGCTGAGCAGCGATTGATGCTGAATTCAACGTGACGTTTCCGCGCACTACATTGTTAGGCTTATAAGTGTGAATACCACCAATCTCGAGTTCTTCGAACCAACGTATTACTTCTACATGCTTATGATAGTGATTGTAGAACGGATGCCACCAATCGAATGTGTCCGTATGGCAGATTCTCCAATCCGGATTCGGCTTGATGAAAAAACGTATCAACTCATCCAACCCCGGCACATGTCTGCCCAGGACCTGATAGAAGCTGTTCACCGGGACGGCCGCATAGCAGAGCCAATAGAGCAATCCTCTGGGCAAACGGCATGTCACGCGCCGAATGAGTTGCTGAGCAACGTGAGCAGGAGTGAACCAGTTCTGGTATACTTTGATCGAAATGCCCCCCCCTACCTTGCTGAATTTCACCAATCCCTCGAAAGCGCGACGCGTGTCAGGTGTATGGTGCAATACTCCCCACGAATACACCCAATCGAAGATACCCGGCTTGAGAGGAGGATGATGAAGATCGGCCTGGATGATCAGGACGTTTTTGTATCCTTTCAGGATTTCGCGCGCCTTGTGCACGGCAAGACTGAGATCAATCCCCACGACCCTTGTATCCGGGATATCGGCAATCAACTTAAGATGACGACCGTATCCACATCCAGCGTCCAGTACCAGCTTACCCGCGAAATCAGATGGCTTCAGGTCTGGTTCAAAAACATACTGTGAATCGTATGTTAGAAGAAAGCGATGGTATCGTCCCCATTCGTAGCTGAAGCTGTCTTGTATCCGCCCGTGTTTTTTTCGGAAGTTTCGTGTCCGTTCCTTGTCTTCGCTGGAAATTGGAAGCCGGTCTTTGTATTGCTGGAAAAAGTCCGGATAAAGGTCCAATGCATTTGGGACGAAAACGGGGACACCGTTGACGATAGGATACCATGCCCCGGACGCCTCCACCAGGTAGCCGCTCTCGACATCATCACCCTGCTTATCGAAAGCCACAAGTGTCAACGCGCCTCCTGTAATGGGATCCGCCAAGTATTCAGTCCAAGAACTTCTCACTTCATTCCTTATCATGTCGTTCGTGTTCGCCGATTGAGCAGCGTCAATCGGTGAGATGGTTCAACTCGCGTTTCAAGACATTATTTCGCGCCACCAGTGCTCGAAGATCACAAGCGACCAGATGGTCTGGAACAGCAAGGTTGCGTTCGCGCTCCGGGGATCGCTCTGCAGCAACGTGCGCCAAGTGCTCTCGATAAATCTGGGTTGGAAATAACCGCAATGTTGCAGGATTCCGCTGAACAATGAATCCTTGAAGTACGGAGCCCAGCGGCCCTGGGCCAGTCCAATGAGGTGGGCATAGGTCACACCGCTGAAACCAGTCTTATCTCTTCGGTTCACAATCTCATCGGGAATGATGCCTTCCAATGCCCGTCGGAGCAAATACTTCGTAATCTGGCCATTCCGGACTTTCATGTCCGGAGTGAGCCCACCCGCGAATTGGATTAGCTCGTGGTCCAAGAAAGGAGCTCGAATTTCAAGGCCGTACGTCATTCCGGAGATGTCGGGCTGAATCACGGTATACTCCTGCATCCGCGACATCAGGTCCGTATGCAGCCACGCGTCAAAATGAAGGTCCGCATCTGCGTTGGCAAAGACAGATTGAAAATGGGAACACGGATCGCCCGCTGAATCCATGGCTCCCCGGCTAAACAACTCTGTCGTCAGCCAAATATCGCTCGTGGCGATATTGTACGATCTTCTCATCTCATTCGAAAGAGAAAGCGCATACAGAATCATCCCAAACTCTCCACTCACTGCCCGATGAGTATGTGCGAGTCGTTTGCGCATCCATCGGAAGAGTGAGTGCGGTATGAGGTCAAGACTCCGCTGGACGGCAGGCGAGCTGAGTTGCAGAACTTTTTTGTACGTGAGATATCCGCCGAAGACTTCGTCTCCGCCGTTGCCCGAGAGAACAACCTTGACGTGCTCTTTGATGTGCCTGCTCAAGAAGAGACTTACGAGCGTTGTGATAATGGCATGAGGTTCGCCGTAGTGCCGGACCGCGACGGGAAGGATGTTGAGCAAGTCATCTGCGTTATAGAACACGTTGGTGTGTTCGACTCCCAACCTGTCCACCGCCAGCTGGGCAAACTTCCAATCGGGGTCCCTCCCCTCTTCGTCCTCGAAAAATGCACTGAACGTTTGCAGGCGCCCCCCCACATGTCGTTGAGCCAGTGCAGTCACGGCGGTTGAGTCTATGCCGCCAGAAAGCATGCTGCCGATGGGCACGTCACTTACAAGGCGCGTCTTGACAACATCGTCAAGTCGGAAGCGGAGCTCTTCCACCAACTCCGACTCGCTCTTCTGCCACTTCACACGGTACGACGGCTTCCAGTACAACCGTTCGCTCATTTGTCCGTTCGTTATTGTCAGCGTGGTGGCGGGCGGGAGCTTGCGAATTGCCTTGAGCAGACAACCTGGCTGAGGTACGTGAAGAAAATTGAAGTATTGGCGCAGTGCGGTGGGATCGACTTCCCTCGAGAACCCGGGGACGCTGAGAAGAGCCTGAATCTCCGAAGCAAAATAAAGAGTGCTGTTGTGAATTCCGTAGAGAAGGGGCTTCTCTCCGCTCCGGTCTCGCGCGAGGAGCAACCGTTGCTGCCCCGCGTCCCACAAACCGAAGGCGAACATTCCTCTCAGTCTCTCGACGCATTGTTCACCTTCTTCCTCATACAAATGCAGGATGACTTCAGAATCCGTCTGCGATTGAAACAAGTGGCCTCGGTCGATCAGTCCCGCGCGCAATTCCTGGAAGTTGTAAATCTCGCCATTGAACACAAACCAAACACGACCGCTGGTCCGTTGTCGGGCGAAACATTGTTCATTCGACATTGGCTGATGACCAGCAACGCTCAGGTCGATAATGGAGAGTCGCCTATGGCCCAAAGCAACGGTTGGTTCAGCGTAGAGCCCGCTATCATCCGGCCCGCGGTGAGCCTGACAATCGTTCATTCTCCCGACGATCGTCTTGTCCACCGCTTTTCCGACCATACTATACGCGCCGCAAATACCGCACATGTTTTATGTACCCGCCTCACTGCAGCAGTTGATTGCTATCCCGTTGAACCACGCGACCTCGATGAGATTCCTTCACATCTTGGTGAGTGGATCCTTTTTCCTGCACAATCGAGGTTTCTCCGACCGCAACCCACCTCCGTCCGCCCCACACCACTAGCTTGCAGGCTGGCGCAGGACTTCTTTGTAGACCTGATTCATTTTTTCCGCAATGCGATCCCAACTCAGTTCTCCAACCGACACAGCTGCAGCTTCCCCGACTTGGCGCTGCTTGCCCGGATCAGCCAGGACGCTCACAAGTGCGGCCGTCAACTGGCCATCATCACGCGGATCGATAAGATACCCGTTGGAGCCGTGCCGCACCAGATCGGGCAATGCACCTACGGCCGCCACAACAACCGGTCGCCCGATTGACATCGCCTCAATCACTGTGAGTGGAAAGCCCTCCGACAAGGAGGGGAGCGTGAAGACATCGCACGCCTTCATATATTCCGCTACTTCAGCCTGTGTCTTCATCCCCACCAATCTGACATTTGAAGTAATACCGAGTTCTCCGATCAGCTTCTCAACATCGTTCCTGCGATCACCATCTCCAACAAGAGTGAGCGTTGCATCAGGCATTTGACGTACCACCTGTGCGAACGCCCGCATGAGTGTCGGCAGATTTTTCTCAACCGACATCCTCCCAACCCAGAGTATCCCTTTGGTGTGGTCCGCCTTGGAAGTTTTCGAAAAGATCCTGCCGTCCACGCCGTTGTAAATGACAGTCAGTTGCCTGTCGTCGATTCCGATCGACATCAGATCCTTTTTGAGCCTGTCCGAAACGACAACAATCCTGGCTGCCCTATCGAGTATGAAGCGACCAACAGAGCGGAAAACTCTCCCCTTCCGCATGAGAGCTGCATCGCTGCCGTGGACGGTAATGATGAGCGGTTTTCCATACAAGTGCGCGAGAACAAGTCCGACCATCCCGGAGAATATCCACTGAGCGTGCACAACATCGGACATCCGTGCATACTTCATGGCCTTCCTGGCATACATCATAAGAAACGCCGGGAGCTGCACCTTTCCCAGAAACGACTTAAGATCCGACGGAATGCCCGAGTCAGACGCCAGCCGCTGTCGTGCAACCGGTAGCCAGTAGCTAAAACGATGGACCGCGGCACCATAGAGAATCTCATCGTGCTGGCAGCCAACTTCATACGG contains the following coding sequences:
- a CDS encoding polysaccharide deacetylase family protein, translating into MQSIGRSSSPLWSYGISLVCPGLYTSELHRLAGQHVSLWNGKRCGFSLSFDVDFEEDVRALPALVELLEQHGVRASFAVVGILVDKFPAEHKLLADAGHEIVNHTYSHPNHILLTPNRYFDKITVQEQEVEIQRCDEVIRKYIGVSPVGFRTPHFGNQYATSIYEILGKIGYLYSSSTVAPHTPSFGYPFMEREGIWEFPVGTCPDHPFTTFDSWHAFHRKLPFTGQTGWHRSAASFNKLFTRLVQFGIDNGSYVNLYLDPQDFVKADLGKGLRYLQKRESELRILAYDELVKQISAKAKPDA
- a CDS encoding glycosyltransferase; this translates as MAVKPTIHFFCFYYPPLARSRSRQVFAHTLAKHGFPVKVITIANPHGFFNKFVFDRSMPDDPPEVEVDRVRSRNWWALGEVLSQLGLLSDAQMNWVWAVRKRFRNISQQPRGVLFGLYPPFADIMLALWAKELTGWPLILDFRDEFLEASGTGTSWRKRKLAEMEERALKAADLVSVASTTLQKRLQDRYSLPPEKFIVTYGGYDDEYRNLREKGSTSDGNLMPGTETRVVYAGAISRHQRPEVLCEAFRRLFDKHPEMKGKISATFYGPENYYYRHFFRHQLSEGLHYGGFLPYGQVQNVVSSYDVGFFSLASELYDYALPRKLFDYIQDELPILAALPDGEARQFVERYSLGKVSHYSDIETLADNLYRYAVDNGEIAKTKANIRKVRAEFSLQNQIGKFAQRITEMVS
- a CDS encoding class I SAM-dependent methyltransferase, which translates into the protein MRSSWTEYLADPITGGALTLVAFDKQGDDVESGYLVEASGAWYPIVNGVPVFVPNALDLYPDFFQQYKDRLPISSEDKERTRNFRKKHGRIQDSFSYEWGRYHRFLLTYDSQYVFEPDLKPSDFAGKLVLDAGCGYGRHLKLIADIPDTRVVGIDLSLAVHKAREILKGYKNVLIIQADLHHPPLKPGIFDWVYSWGVLHHTPDTRRAFEGLVKFSKVGGGISIKVYQNWFTPAHVAQQLIRRVTCRLPRGLLYWLCYAAVPVNSFYQVLGRHVPGLDELIRFFIKPNPDWRICHTDTFDWWHPFYNHYHKHVEVIRWFEELEIGGIHTYKPNNVVRGNVTLNSASIAAQHLAVNTPGSKWL
- the asnB gene encoding asparagine synthase (glutamine-hydrolyzing), with the protein product MCGICGAYSMVGKAVDKTIVGRMNDCQAHRGPDDSGLYAEPTVALGHRRLSIIDLSVAGHQPMSNEQCFARQRTSGRVWFVFNGEIYNFQELRAGLIDRGHLFQSQTDSEVILHLYEEEGEQCVERLRGMFAFGLWDAGQQRLLLARDRSGEKPLLYGIHNSTLYFASEIQALLSVPGFSREVDPTALRQYFNFLHVPQPGCLLKAIRKLPPATTLTITNGQMSERLYWKPSYRVKWQKSESELVEELRFRLDDVVKTRLVSDVPIGSMLSGGIDSTAVTALAQRHVGGRLQTFSAFFEDEEGRDPDWKFAQLAVDRLGVEHTNVFYNADDLLNILPVAVRHYGEPHAIITTLVSLFLSRHIKEHVKVVLSGNGGDEVFGGYLTYKKVLQLSSPAVQRSLDLIPHSLFRWMRKRLAHTHRAVSGEFGMILYALSLSNEMRRSYNIATSDIWLTTELFSRGAMDSAGDPCSHFQSVFANADADLHFDAWLHTDLMSRMQEYTVIQPDISGMTYGLEIRAPFLDHELIQFAGGLTPDMKVRNGQITKYLLRRALEGIIPDEIVNRRDKTGFSGVTYAHLIGLAQGRWAPYFKDSLFSGILQHCGYFQPRFIESTWRTLLQSDPRSANATLLFQTIWSLVIFEHWWREIMS
- a CDS encoding glycosyltransferase; the protein is MLIRVCVVTTSFPRWSGDLSGIFIASLTTELHQAGTEFDVIAPYEVGCQHDEILYGAAVHRFSYWLPVARQRLASDSGIPSDLKSFLGKVQLPAFLMMYARKAMKYARMSDVVHAQWIFSGMVGLVLAHLYGKPLIITVHGSDAALMRKGRVFRSVGRFILDRAARIVVVSDRLKKDLMSIGIDDRQLTVIYNGVDGRIFSKTSKADHTKGILWVGRMSVEKNLPTLMRAFAQVVRQMPDATLTLVGDGDRRNDVEKLIGELGITSNVRLVGMKTQAEVAEYMKACDVFTLPSLSEGFPLTVIEAMSIGRPVVVAAVGALPDLVRHGSNGYLIDPRDDGQLTAALVSVLADPGKQRQVGEAAAVSVGELSWDRIAEKMNQVYKEVLRQPAS